Sequence from the Oncorhynchus kisutch isolate 150728-3 linkage group LG12, Okis_V2, whole genome shotgun sequence genome:
GCAAGCGTAAGTGTTAGCCACTAAGCTAATGTGAGCcgcaacaaattggaattcgtaacatatcatacgtttgtACATTCGTAACCTATTGTACATTTTGGAAATTCCTAACATTGTATGCATTTTAATTTGTAACTTTGTACAAATTTCTATTCATAACATacacaaaatggatgatggaaatccacaaattaatacagaCTATATGAAACATCATACCAAATGAGtgatcatactaaatggagtgtcttggaTTCACCTACAGAATAATAGGAAATTCTGAGACCATGCTAAAATTGTCTGTCACTAGGGTACCTTCTTTCGGCTATACTATCCATGTGTAGCATACGAGGATGCGGAAAAACCAGACTGGATCCCAAGCAAAGAATATTTCTATGGGCTTGCAGACTTCATGAACATCAACAGAGGCCTGAGTGAACTGATTTTTAATTACCTCTTTGGTAAATATATTTATTCTATGATAAATTACCATTTAGTTTCTTTTAGCTATAGTGATCCTGGAACATGTCGTACAACTCGGGTAGGCTAGATGTACCATGTTTTATGCAGTACCATGTTTTATCCAGTGTAAATTATATGTTATTCAATCACTCACAAAACTGTATTTGAGTTgttttaacatgttttttttttgcaaaggATCTTTTAAGATACCTGCTGCCATGAATGCCCCATATAAACAGAATGGGAAGTGTCCAGTAGTTGTCTTCTCTCATGGACTTGGAGCTTTCAGGTACAAACAGAAGTTGTTTAAGCATTTAATTGTTCAcattacatgtacagtgccttcagaaagtattcacaccccttgactttatccacattttattgtgttacacagtggtgtaaagtactgaagtcaaaatactttaaagtactacttcagtagttttttggggcatctgtacattactatttatatttttgacaaccttTATTTACACTTCCTAAAgacaatattgtactttttactccatacattttccctgacaacccaaATGACTTGTTTatatgcttagcaggacagggaaaTTGTGAAAttgacacacttatcaagagaatacatggtcatccctactgcctctgatctggcagactcacttaacacatgcatcttttgtaaataatgtctgagtgttggagtgtgcccctggctatctgtacattttaaaaaccagaaaatggtgctgtctgctttgcttaatataaggaatttgaaatgatttacacttttacttctacttttgatacctaagtatattttaaaccaaatacttttacccaagtactattttactgtgtgaccttcacttttacttgagtaacactctattaaggtatctatacttttactcgagtctgacaattaggtactttttccaccactggtgttacagcctgaattgaaaatggcttaaattgagattgtgtgtcactggtctacacacaatactccataatgtcaaagtggacttGTGCTTTTTTGACactttttaaaaatgaaaagctgaaatgtcttgagtcaataagtgttgACCCCCTTTGCTACCGACTTGTCCAGTTTAAGGCTactctgtaacacaacaaaatgtggaaaaagtcaaggggtgtgaatactttctgtaggTACTGTACATTCTCCACATTATCTATTCTTATAAGGACATTATTTTATGCCTTACATCTCCCCCCCAGAactttatattcagccatatgcGCAGAACTGGCCTCACAGGGTTTcatagtagcagcagtggaaCACAGGTAATCCACATGCTctttacacacactctctcccattctctacaCACACTGTCCACAGTCTCTGTCCACTTCATTCATGAAAAGAGACTTTGTCTGAAAAGCACTCCCGAATCCAATGGGCAGAGGAAGGAATGCTCCAGTCTATATTACAGTTACTTAAGCTAACGATGACAGAGTACTCTCCGTAAATACACAGACCGTCTCCCCCACATAGGCTACAGGCGTGAGCGGCCTGCCTGTTTATCTCAGGGTGGGAGTGGGAAGGATATGCAGACAATGGTACAAATTAGGTCATCACATTTCTatcagtactatagtactatatgGATAACATAATGCCTGTTCTATGGCCTAACCCCATCTGTCATGGGGTTATGGCCTAAAGCCCATCACACTATACAGGTTAAGCTTCCTGCTGTGAACTTCAGTGTAATTTTTCACGTGGCAGCGTTTTACAACAACCAAAATAACATGTCAGTATTTGTGCCGCTGAAAGAGAATTCTTATTCGTTGTTTTACTCGAGGGATGAATCTGCCGCTGCCACATTCTTCTACCATGGAAAGACTGAAGAGCctgaggagaaagaagaggagtcGCTGCCGCCTAAACCCAACCCTGGGGCCCCAGAGAACCTGCTAGAGGAATGGATGTACTACAGATCTCTGAAACCAGGCGAGAGTGAATTCCCCCTCAGGAATAAACAGGTACACATAGTAATATACAGAAATCAATATGTCACATACAATGTCATGTGTAGATTTCGGAATGTTTGATCCATTCCTCAGTAGCCTACATTAGAGTAATACATTTGACTTATGAATGCAATACCACTACTGCCATAACATTGAGGAGTATTGTGTTTCTCCACATTTGCATTGCCTTCAGTTAGGAAGACAAATTAACATTTAGAAATTTGAAATGAACTCTTCATAGGTGTTACAGAGAGCCGATGAATGCATAAAGGCTTTGGATATACTCATCCAAATCAACTCGGGAAAGAAGATGGAGAACGTGCTCGGGACAGAGTTTGACTGGATGACTTTGGCGGTGACTATTTTTGTCTGAAATGGAAGAATCAGCGACCGGCAACTCTTGAACCTTTTGTGTTCTCTGCTGTCGTGAATGGCTAAATACACTGCCTTTTTAGATAACGCTCAGCTTAATCACAACACACCAAGTTACTTTATAACCCCCCTTTTCTTGTAGAATAAACTAAATAAGCAAGGCCATCTGTTTTCATCAGTTAAATTATATATTCTAAAGGGATATTCCTCCACATTGGATAATAAACAGGCCCTAAGTGTTGTGCATGAACAATCGATTCATATTCAGGTAACTTGCGTAAAAACTTGTATTACGATTACTTGTCTTCTGTTTGGATCATACCCTGGCATTTCAATCATATCCTATGATGCTGGTAATGAATGACCTCACCCTGTATCTTCCCTCTTTCCCAGAACTCTATGGACTTGTGCCGGATAGCAGTGATGGGCCATTCTTTCGGTGGGGCAACAGTGATCGAAGCCCTCTGCAATGAGGTCAACTTCAAGTAAGAGCTATCCCTCTCAATTTAGTCCCATTTTTAAACGGTCGTTTCAGTTTTCAAATGTAGATTGCATTTCTCTCTCGACAAAAGTATTCAAGTGGCACATTTTTAAGCTCTGGTTTCGATGGTTGGTTGGAATGTGGTGCTTTAACACCAGAGTTTGATTCCCCCATGGTTCCATATTGTAAACTGAAAATATACAGTGTCACTTTGGATAGACATGCCTTCTAAATCAGTGTTTCTCAGTGTGATGTTGCAGACCAGTCCTTTAGATGGTTGGCTTATACCAATAAGTCTGTTTTTCAAGTGCTAGAGAGGACCCAAGAAATCCCTAGCTCTCTTGCTAAATTACCAAGTTATATCAATaataatgctattctacacattttgtcatgaggctgagagagaatGTTGCcattttaaaggcccagtgcagtaaaaAAAACAAGATTTCCTGTGTTTTAAGTGTATTTCcgcactatgaggttggaataatactgtgaactTGTGAAAATGATGATTATGCCCTTTTAGTGtcagagctgtttgaaaagactgcctgaaatatCAGCCTGTTTtgatgggatggagttttggcctgctgacatcaccaggcggtatgtTAGTTAAATGACCAATAAGAAAGAAAGGGTTCCAACCATTTCTGCCAATAACAGCCAGTTTTCAGGTTCCCACTCAGACCTAgttaaattcttgcttgagaaataggTCTTTACTGAGaagcaataaaaaaatatataccattgttaaaaaaaaaaatcaaagtaaggtacttcattgttacccagaaataatttAGTGTTGAGattaaaatggctgcattggacctttaccCTAACACCTAGCGACCTTGTCAAGAGGTTCGGATCTCTTGGCTAACCCCCCAAACTCACAATAATATTAGTTGTAcactgaaaaataaaataaacgcaacatgcaacaatttcaaagattttactgagttacagttcatataaggaaatcagtcaattgaaataaattcatcagTCCCTAAtctggatttcacataactgggaatacagctttgcatctgttggtcagagatacctttaaatatttaaaaaataattaagtcaccaaaccagtcagtatctggtgtgactgcctcatgcagtgcgacacatatcctttgcatagagttaatcaggctgttgaatgtggaattttgtcccactcctctccaATGTCTGTGCGaatttgctggatattggcgggaactggaacacgctgttgtacacatcgatccagagcatcccaaacatgctcaatgggtaatgtctggtgagtaggcaggccatggaagaactgggacatgttcagcttccaagaattgagtgtagatccttgcgacatagggctgtacattatcatgctgaaacatgcgGTGATGGCGGCGGGTGAAAGGCATGACAGTCGGCTTCAATCTCaacatggtatctctgtgcatccaATATTGCCatggataaaatgcaattgtgtttgttgtccgtagcttatgccggcccataccataaccccgacgccaccatggggcactgtgtTCACAAGTTGACATCGGCACACCGCTCGCCCACAGAAGATGAGCATttgttacgacgccaaactgtaatcaggtcaagaccctggttaggacgacaagcatgcagatgagcttcctttatatggtttctgaccgtttgtgcagaaattctttggttgtgcaaaccaacagtttcatcagctgtccgggtggctggtctcagacgatcccgcagttgaagaagccggatgtggaggtcctgggctggcgtggttgcacCTTGTCTGCGGTTCTCAAAAATTAGGTTGGAGATggcttgtggtagagaaatgaagattcaattatctagcaacagctctggtggacattcctacactctacatgccaattgcacgctctctcaaaacttgttacattgtgttgtgtaacaaaactgcatattttagagtggaattgtctccagcacaagttgaacctgtgtaataatcatgctgttttatcagcttcttgataatccatccacttgacacgCAATGTCAAATCTTGGCAaagcagaaatgctcactaacgggtATGTGAACAAATTTTatgcaaaacatttgagagagagtgttttgtgcatatggaacatttctggtatcttttattttagctcatgataACAACACTTTACGTTCATTTTTTTGTACTGTGTATATGCTATTGATCTCCTCAGGTGTGGCATTGCCCTGGACGCGTGGATGTTGCCCCTGGATGAGGAGATCTACACCAGGGTAAAGCAGCCCATCTTCTTCATCAACTCTGAGAAGTTCCAGTGGGCCGGGAACATCATGGCCATGAGGAAACTGGTCCCacctgactcctcctccacacagAGGAAAATGGTCACCATTAAGTACGGAAAGAGTATACATTCATTGTGTCTGAGATGACAATGTGAAAGATTCAATTTGTTTTCCACACCGATTTGGTTTAGCTGATCTGTGCACAAAAGACCAAACAAAACTAACACCATCTCTGGTCTGCTGTCATTTATCTCGTGTCTGGCACTTACAAAACCACTTCCTTATTTGAAACCAGTCTATCAGTGTAATAAAACCTCAGAGTTGTGTATCCTCCTCAAAGGAGGAACTTCTTTTCACAGTCCAACTTCACAGTTCACAATCCAAAGAACACACAATTGCCTCAATTATGTGAGAAGCACCTCAATGACATTTGTGTTGTCCTTTTTGCTTCTGTGGCTGACCCGGGCTTTGGACTCtgcagggtctgtgtgtgtgtgcgtgcatttgttTTTCAGGGAGTTGGGTTAATCGAAAATACATTTCTGTGATCTGAAAATGACAATGGCCGCTCAAGTATTCTTTTTCTATTCTCCCACCACAGGGGAACGGTTCACCAGAGCTTCCCAGACTTCACCTTCCTGACAGGCAATTGGATCGGGAAGATCATGAAGCTGAAAGGAGAAATCAACCCTCAGGTTGCCATCGATCTCTGTAATAAAGCATCGCTAGCATTCCTGCAGCGACACCTAGGTGAGGATCTGTATGGTGTTCATTTGATTTGTAAACGAGGGTTGCTTCAACAGTCGCTTGGAAACCAGATGTTGAATTGCATTCTCCGTTGGGCAGAAAGGAGCGTTTTGAAGCAGGAAAGTTTCCTCTCATGACCTCTGCAAGCTAGAATGTTTAATGAAATGGTATTTTCACGTACTTGGTCCATTTGGTGGTATGCACAATATATCCAAAGTATAATTACATCAATTTTCAAACCGCTGGTAGTGCTTTCAGAGTTCTATCACCTGAACCATGCGCACAATATAAAATACATACACAACACACCTATATGAACTTGCTGAGCTCGTTCACGTGTTTACATGGTTCTACGCATGATTCAGGTGATGGAATTCTGAAAGCACAACCGGCGCTTTGAAAAGTTTACGCAATTATAATTTCCTGTGGCTGTCTCTCATTCCAACTGCCAAAAGGACCAACCGCACAGACAACTGGTAAAGTAAGTAcgttaaaataacattttattcaaAATTCTGGCTTGTAGAGGTCGTGAGAGGAAACTTTCCTGATTCAAACGCTCATTTTTACCCGACGGAAATCAATTTCATGGTTTCCAGGCAGCTTTAACAGGTGCATCAGACATGTTCAAATGGCATTCTGTGTTCTGGAGATTCTTTCCTTCTGAAAGTTTTTCCATTTAATAAAACAGGAAGCAAAGTCATCTTTGCGTGGGTAATGTGTCAattgtgtttgtctttgtttTGCAGGTATGGATAAAGACTTCAATCAATGGGACCATCTAATAGAGGGCAAGGACGACAACCTCATTCCAGGCACCAATGTCACAGAACTACCTTAGTTCAATTCCATCTAAACTGTGCACTTTACACAGAGGGGATGTTTGATTTCCAGACAATACCACTAGCTGAACTTAAGGTGCCAATATTTGTTGCACTGAGCCTTGAAACTGTTTAATCATAGACAAAATGTAAAATAGATGCAAAGCAATTTCTACTACAGGCCATCTTAACCAGTACCTAATTATGATTGCTCGGCGAGGGTGCATATCTCCAAGTATTGAGAAACTGCTTTTTTGGTTTCATAGTATCTATATAGAGCATCTAAGAACACAATCTGCTGTACTCAGTATGTTTTACATGAACAAAGTTATGGTTGCAGTGTGCTATGCGATTATACACCTGTATGGGATATTATTCAAGAGTACGGTTTAGAAATTGTTTGGATCATGGAGTCTTAACAGTTTCAAGATTTCATTTTATAACCCCTAGATGGTTAATGTGATTACGACTTTGATTAAATACTTGGTGTTTATTTAGCATGATTGCACAGAGTACAGATTGAGATCAGGTAGCATAGATACAACAAGAATCGAACAAATTGATTACACTTAGCTCACAAAGGATGAGATGTTTCTCGATTCCTTTGAATCAGATCCATAAATGTGTCATGTGCCTTAACCTACAGCAGCCTACCTGTGTCCTTCCACCTGGGTTGTATTTGTTAGTCACCAAACACAAAACTCACGTATACAACCTGAACTTGCCAATGAGAAACGCTCCTTTTccgttttctgttgcaaaactttCAGTAGTGTGGCCTAATGCAGTTTCTTAACTCCTCGGGTTACCCCCAACAGCACATATTGTTGTGGCCCCAGACAAACTGATTCTACTCGGgggggcttgatgattagttgacaagttgaatcacgTGTGCTTGTCTTGGCCTCAATGTGTGCTGTTTGGGgtattggaggactggagttgggggaAACACTCCACTAATAAATACAACACTGGGACACTCAAATGTAACAGCTTATTTTTCTGTCCTTCATTTCCATGCTTTTCATATTTACACTACTGTAATCCAATGCATCTAATTTGTATACAACTATAAATGGATACTGTGAACATCGAGTATTTGTGTCCTTGATCAGTGACAATTATGTGGTGATAAATATGATCGTAAGATTATACACCATCACTTTCTAGTGATGTTCTGGAATGTCATAGAATGCAAGCTACATCTACACCGGATTGTGGAGGACATTGAAGATGTGGTGGTATGAGAAGATCATAGCATCTGCTGTAAAGACAAAGAAAATGACTCCAAGGAAGTGCAAGATGTTGTCTtgtgtaaacaaaacaaaaacattctcATGTGACATTGTTGAATTGAATTCCAAGGCTTTCACATTGAAATGTCTGATTTTCTAACTCTAACAATAATGGAATATGTAAATCTAGTGCTTTATATTTGACACACTGGCAAAATTACAAAAAAGAAACATGATAAAAACATTTTGAACATATCAATCTTGCGGTGTTAAATGCACTAGAATGGTGCAAAAGCCCTGGATGAAAGAGTTCTGTTTAGAACTACTGAAACAAATGTCAACAACTATCCTAAAATTGTGTTATTTTACAGAATGTCCATAGCACCAAATAGTTGAGAAAAATTGACAAGCCCCAAGGCATTTCTGATCAGCAGCCGAATAGCTAACTTGAGCCAAATGAGGTGAAGCTGGGTGATTTAAGTAATAACGAAAGGAAAAAGCAAGGCAAATTACTGAATAATCTAGAAGTAAATTCTGGACACAGAATTAAAATAAAATGCCATTGAACTGACAAGAAATTGTCACTGAACAGTTTAATTGATAAACGACCCAGATTCTAACCTGGAATAGCATGTGTGTCTGCACAACCTACTAGTCACTGGACTGGCTTCCTCTTTGGCTACTGCTCCAGCGtttaccctacaaaaagaaattgaactgtattttaagacggttaaatgctctactaacaaaaaagctgttagaattgtaagtaaatgcatgtcccttaaggttattgtgtaattgtaatgtgatattgtaccccctagcgcgATTGgccattgtttgtaatctatgtatgcttgtgttccctcatgtgctttatgtattgatttgttgttaataaaaaatatttttaaaaataaaataaaataaatttaaaaaaatactgctCCAGCGTTTCCTGGGTGGGCCGGGCCGAGTCTCTTTCCCAGAACTCTATGGACTTGTGCCGGATAGCAGTGATGGGCCATTCTTTCGGTGGAGCAACAGTGATCGAAGCACTCTGTAAAGAGATCAACTTCAAGTAAGAGCTATCCTTCTAAATTTACTCATATTTAAACAGTCGTTTTAGTTTTCAAATGTAAACTCAGctaaaaagaaatgtccctttttcaggaccctgtctttcaaggacaattcgtaaaaatccaaataacttcacaaatcttcattgtaaagggttttaaaactgtttcccatgcttgttcaatgaaccataaacaattaatgaacatgcacctgtggaacggttgttaagacactaaattcttgcttgagaaattggtctttgctaagaagctatttttgtttatttgtttaccattttaatttaaaacaatagcagtaaggtacttaattgttacccagaaattatttgatattgagataaaaaaaaaacagctgcattggacctttaacataACACCTAGCGACCTTGTCCAGAGGTTCGGATCTCTTGGCgctgtcacgactccgaccgaaggacactccccttcccgttcgggtggcgctcggcggtcgttgtcgccggcctactagctgctactgattatttcctccccctccttatgtgttgattgtgtgcacctgttttgagttgggtagtaaggctttattagtcagccggcccgcagggttccttatgcgggattaattattgtgatcgtctgtttggtgtactcgtgtgcacgtctatgggttttgtgttttcccattttgtgggtTTTCCCTGGACAG
This genomic interval carries:
- the LOC109900931 gene encoding platelet-activating factor acetylhydrolase isoform X1, with product MTHLFTLETTGCGLSWFTDKVFDFIVTTNVPDLFPTRNCCTDLRCKLSLFAGMGNSTTCNNHLGIPPAKGPNAVGCSDFMMDHTVKGTFFRLYYPCVAYEDAEKPDWIPSKEYFYGLADFMNINRGLSELIFNYLFGSFKIPAAMNAPYKQNGKCPVVVFSHGLGAFRTLYSAICAELASQGFIVAAVEHRDESAAATFFYHGKTEEPEEKEEESLPPKPNPGAPENLLEEWMYYRSLKPGESEFPLRNKQVLQRADECIKALDILIQINSGKKMENVLGTEFDWMTLANSMDLCRIAVMGHSFGGATVIEALCNEVNFKCGIALDAWMLPLDEEIYTRVKQPIFFINSEKFQWAGNIMAMRKLVPPDSSSTQRKMVTIKGTVHQSFPDFTFLTGNWIGKIMKLKGEINPQVAIDLCNKASLAFLQRHLGMDKDFNQWDHLIEGKDDNLIPGTNVTELP
- the LOC109900931 gene encoding platelet-activating factor acetylhydrolase isoform X2, coding for MTHLFTLETTGCGLSWFTDKVFDFIVTTNVPDLFPTRNCCTDLRCKLSLFAGMGNSTTCNNHLGIPPAKGPNAVGCSDFMMDHTVKGTFFRLYYPCVAYEDAEKPDWIPSKEYFYGLADFMNINRGLSELIFNYLFGSFKIPAAMNAPYKQNGKCPVVVFSHGLGAFRTLYSAICAELASQGFIVAAVEHRDESAAATFFYHGKTEEPEEKEEESLPPKPNPGAPENLLEEWMYYRSLKPGESEFPLRNKQVLQRADECIKALDILIQINSGKKMENVLGTEFDWMTLANSMDLCRIAVMGHSFGGATVIEALCNEVNFKCGIALDAWMLPLDEEIYTRVKQPIFFINSEKFQWAGNIMAMRKLVPPDSSSTQRKMVTIKYGKSIHSLCLR
- the LOC109900931 gene encoding platelet-activating factor acetylhydrolase isoform X3; this encodes MTHLFTLETTGCGLSWFTDKVFDFIVTTNVPDLFPTRNCCTDLRCKLSLFAGMGNSTTCNNHLGIPPAKGPNAVGCSDFMMDHTVKGTFFRLYYPCVAYEDAEKPDWIPSKEYFYGLADFMNINRGLSELIFNYLFGSFKIPAAMNAPYKQNGKCPVVVFSHGLGAFRTLYSAICAELASQGFIVAAVEHRDESAAATFFYHGKTEEPEEKEEESLPPKPNPGAPENLLEEWMYYRSLKPGESEFPLRNKQVLQRADECIKALDILIQINSGKKMENVLGTEFDWMTLANSMDLCRIAVMGHSFGGATVIEALCNEVNFKCGIALDAWMLPLDEEIYTRVKQPIFFINSEKFQWAGNIMAMRKLVPPDSSSTQRKMVTIKYGKSIHSLCLR